One Schlesneria paludicola DSM 18645 DNA segment encodes these proteins:
- a CDS encoding protein kinase domain-containing protein, whose amino-acid sequence MTGPRVKMRDTLSPTYCPADSHTSGESLESLWEGAEGLLKELLVTSIIRRHDWVDLDLAAKNRLTNELDDDFLLEELVSLNLLTRYQVERIQSGQGFGLILGHYRVLGRLGRGSMGHVYKAEHVRLPRLAAIKVQIVSRDVEPQLLRRFENEAWSVAQLQHRNIVAAIDAGEVISASPDGDRLLYFVMEYVPGMNLEEAVTTGGPLSKQVACNLIFQAASALQETSKHGLIHRDIKPSNIIMTPDGTAKLLDFGLSRRYESRLTRPGSWLGTVDYLAPEQARDASSVDIRADIYSLGATLYWCLTGQTPFVSNGRIVEDFLRRSNQEPPSILEVCPDLPGELSAVVMKMMAVQPGDRYQSPAAVMTALMPFIESRRVDSRLVPVNKTMLEALPAESSPTDPRRKRRVLIVDDEPTVRKCVKLSLLSEGIDCDEAANGDTALNLLSEHVYDLVLTDIEMPVLSGMELLRVIRNRPGLGNLKVLVFSGRSSPNEMARMMSAGADDYLVKPLSIVQLRSRVNAALRLKESQDAALALNQRLFEANQEMVQNLSSLGDSLAQSTSNHQ is encoded by the coding sequence ATGACTGGTCCCCGAGTCAAGATGCGCGATACGTTGTCCCCCACATACTGCCCCGCCGACAGTCATACGTCTGGCGAATCGCTGGAGTCGCTCTGGGAGGGTGCCGAGGGACTCTTAAAAGAACTGCTCGTCACGTCCATCATTCGCCGACACGACTGGGTGGACCTCGATCTCGCCGCCAAAAACCGTTTGACCAATGAACTCGACGACGATTTTCTGCTGGAAGAGTTGGTCTCACTGAATCTTTTGACACGCTATCAGGTGGAACGAATTCAGTCGGGACAGGGATTCGGCTTGATCCTGGGCCATTATCGCGTGCTGGGCCGCCTTGGCCGCGGCTCGATGGGCCATGTGTACAAGGCGGAACATGTGCGACTGCCGCGGTTGGCGGCCATCAAGGTTCAGATCGTGTCTCGTGACGTCGAACCGCAATTGCTGCGGCGGTTCGAAAACGAAGCCTGGTCGGTCGCGCAATTGCAGCACCGCAATATCGTGGCCGCAATCGATGCGGGAGAAGTGATCAGCGCCTCGCCTGACGGAGACCGGTTGCTGTATTTCGTCATGGAATATGTGCCCGGAATGAATCTGGAAGAGGCCGTCACAACCGGGGGGCCGCTGTCGAAGCAGGTCGCCTGCAACCTGATTTTCCAGGCCGCCAGTGCCCTGCAAGAAACTAGCAAACATGGGCTGATCCACCGCGATATCAAGCCATCCAACATCATCATGACTCCGGACGGAACCGCCAAACTGTTGGACTTCGGCCTGTCGCGCCGCTACGAAAGCCGGTTGACGCGTCCCGGCTCCTGGCTGGGAACCGTCGACTACCTGGCGCCGGAACAAGCACGTGACGCCAGTTCAGTGGATATCCGGGCGGACATCTACAGCCTGGGCGCCACACTGTACTGGTGCCTGACCGGTCAAACGCCGTTTGTATCCAATGGCCGGATCGTCGAAGACTTCTTGCGCCGCTCCAATCAAGAACCTCCGTCGATACTTGAAGTCTGCCCAGACCTGCCCGGCGAACTGTCGGCCGTCGTCATGAAAATGATGGCCGTGCAACCCGGTGATCGATATCAAAGTCCGGCGGCGGTCATGACCGCGTTGATGCCATTTATCGAATCACGACGCGTCGATTCGCGGCTGGTTCCCGTCAACAAAACGATGCTGGAAGCGTTGCCTGCGGAGTCCTCTCCGACCGATCCACGTCGGAAACGACGCGTTCTGATCGTTGACGACGAACCCACCGTACGAAAATGTGTGAAGTTGTCGCTCCTTTCCGAAGGAATCGATTGTGACGAAGCCGCAAATGGAGACACCGCACTCAACCTTCTCAGTGAGCACGTGTACGACCTGGTCCTGACCGATATCGAAATGCCTGTCCTGTCGGGAATGGAACTGTTGCGTGTCATTCGGAATCGTCCGGGACTGGGGAACCTGAAGGTGCTGGTCTTTTCGGGCCGCTCAAGCCCCAATGAAATGGCCCGAATGATGTCTGCGGGTGCCGACGACTACCTCGTCAAGCCACTCAGCATCGTCCAATTGCGCAGCCGGGTGAATGCCGCATTGCGTCTTAAAGAAAGCCAGGATGCGGCGCTGGCACTCAATCAACGCTTGTTCGAAGCCAATCAGGAAATGGTGCAGAACTTGTCGTCTCTTGGCGATTCTCTCGCTCAAAGCACATCAAATCACCAGTAG